One window of the Triticum dicoccoides isolate Atlit2015 ecotype Zavitan chromosome 3B, WEW_v2.0, whole genome shotgun sequence genome contains the following:
- the LOC119279611 gene encoding protein NRT1/ PTR FAMILY 4.5-like, protein MPLIGAAKRVLQSEGKGASVEFRRVPKMEYKEDGKAAETNGKSETHQVVGGKQYEVIEGKVNWRGMPAVRGRHGGVGNSFFILVNFGLENLASLSLAVNLIMYFMLVMHINLADASNLLTDYMGTSYMIAVLITVFADTFVGRYQTVIISSLVELIGLLLMTLQAHSPKLLPKGCKWPEPTCQRVGGHSETRLYVGLYLVAIGSAGIKAALPAHCADQFDAKHPRERRQMSSFFNWLLLSLCIGGAVSVTVFVWIQNVKGWDKGFGAATGVMGLALIAFLVGMPRYRIFTAQGSSALLEIFRVYVAAIRNRNLQLPENPAELYEMSRSKASPEEEFVSHRDRPFRFLDRAAIVQAPTAEAPNPWRQCRVTHVEHAKTVLAMVPIFCSAIIMGTCLAQFQTFSIQQGSTMNTWVGGFQMQPATLPIIPLAMLIFAVPIYERLFVPFARGITGHPNGIPYLQRVGVGLVLSIFSMCIAAVVEMHRKKVAVRHGKLDAIPMLDPLPMSVFWLAPQYGVFGIADMFTYIGLLEFFYSQAPPALKSMSSAFLWASMSLGYYFSTIIVKAVNAATKKHTLSGGWLNGNNINRNHLDLFFWLLAVLSFINFLNYLYWASWYKYVKPQDEEDNVVAPVEQQV, encoded by the exons ATGCCGCTCATCGGAGCAGCAAAGAGGGTGCTTCAGTCCGAGGGGAAGGGTGCTTCCGTGGAGTTCAGGCGGGTGCCCAAGATG GAATACAAGGAGGATGGCAAAGCAGCTGAAACCAATGGCAAG TCGGAAACACATCAAGTCGTTGGAGGAAAACAGTACGAAGTCATTGAAGGGAAGGTTAATTGGAGGGGAATGCCTGCTGTGCGAGGGCGCCATGGTGGTGTTGGCAATTCTTTCTTCATTCTTG TGAACTTTGGGCTGGAGAACCTGGCCTCTCTGTCTCTAGCCGTGAACCTTATCATGTACTTCATGTTGGTCATGCACATCAACCTGGCGGACGCCTCCAACCTGCTGACCGACTACATGGGCACGAGCTACATGATCGCGGTGCTCATCACCGTCTTTGCCGACACCTTTGTGGGCCGGTACCAGACCGTGATCATATCCTCCCTGGTGGAGCTCATC GGGCTCCTGCTGATGACGCTGCAAGCTCACTCCCCGAAGTTGCTACCGAAAGGGTGCAAATGGCCGGAGCCGACGTGCCAGAGGGTGGGCGGCCACAGCGAGACGCGCCTCTACGTCGGCCTGTACCTGGTGGCGATCGGGTCGGCGGGCATCAAGGCGGCGCTGCCGGCGCACTGCGCGGACCAGTTCGACGCGAAGCACCCCAGGGAGAGGCGCCAGATGTCCAGCTTCTTCAACTGGCTGCTGCTCAGCTTGTGCATCGGCGGAGCCGTCAGCGTCACGGTGTTCGTGTGGATCCAGAACGTGAAGGGCTGGGATAAGGGGTTCGGCGCCGCCACGGGCGTCATGGGTCTCGCCCTCATCGCCTTCCTCGTCGGCATGCCCCGCTACCGCATCTTCACGGCGCAGGGCAGCAGCGCGCTTCTCGAAATCTTCCGG GTGTACGTTGCTGCGATCAGGAACAGAAATCTGCAGCTCCCTGAGAACCCTGCCGAGTTATACGAGATGAGCAGAAGCAAAGCTTCTCCCGAGGAGGAGTTCGTGTCCCACAGGGACAGGCCATTCAGGTTCCTGGACAGGGCGGCCATCGTGCAGGCACCGACGGCGGAGGCGCCGAACCCGTGGCGGCAGTGCCGGGTGACGCACGTGGAGCACGCCAAGACGGTGCTGGccatggtgcccatcttctgcagcGCCATCATCATGGGCACCTGCCTGGCCCAGTTCCAGACCTTCTCCATCCAGCAGGGCTCCACCATGAACACGTGGGTCGGAGGCTTCCAGATGCAGCCGGCGACGCTGCCCATCATACCGCTGGCCATGCTCATCTTCGCCGTGCCCATCTACGAGCGCCTCTTCGTGCCCTTCGCCCGCGGCATCACGGGCCACCCCAACGGCATCCCCTACCTGCAGCGTGTCGGCGTCGGCCTCGTGCTCTCCATCTTCTCCATGTGCATCGCCGCCGTCGTGGAGATGCACCGCAAGAAGGTGGCCGTCCGGCACGGCAAGCTGGACGCGATCCCGATGCTGGACCCGCTGCCCATGTCCGTCTTCTGGCTGGCCCCGCAGTACGGCGTGTTCGGCATCGCCGACATGTTCACCTACATCGGCCTGCTCGAGTTCTTCTACTCGCAGGCGCCGCCCGCGCTCAAGTCCATGTCGTCGGCCTTCCTCTGGGCGTCCATGTCGCTGGGGTACTACTTCAGCACCATCATCGTCAAGGCGGTGAACGCGGCCACCAAGAAGCACACGCTGAGCGGCGGCTGGCTTAACGGCAACAACATCAACCGGAACCACCTCGACCTCTTCTTCTGGCTGCTCGCCGTGCTCAGCTTCATCAACTTCCTCAACTATCTCTACTGGGCCAGTTGGTACAAGTACGTCAAGCCCCAGGACGAGGAGGACAATGTGGTCGCGCCAGTGGAGCAGCAAGTGTGA